From the genome of Nitrospirota bacterium:
CCCGCGTCCTCTTCCAGGTGCGCACGGCGGATGCGAACCGGCTTCTTCGCCGGGCCGACCTCCACCGACCCGTGCTCACAGATCGGCGCTTCGTACTGCGAGATCTGGTAGCCCTTGGGCAAGTCGGGATAGAAGTAGTTCTTGCGCGCGAACCGGTTCTGCTCGCCGATCCGACACTGCAACGCCAGCCCCGTCCGGACCGCCATCTCGACCGCCTTCTTGTTGATGACCGGCAGGGTGCCGGGCATCCCCAGGCAGATCGGGCAGGTCTGGCTGTTGGCCGGCAAACCGAATTTGGTCCCGCAGGCGCAGAACATCTTGGACTGCGTGAGCAGTTGGGCATGGACTTCCAGCCCGATCACAACTTCGTACGACACCCGTTAACCTTTCTTCTCTCCCGCCAGCCGATCCCGCTCGCGCCGCATGGCCTCGCGGCCGGCATCGAGGGCCTCGCTCAGAATGGACTTCTTTTCGTGGATGGCCTCGCGCCCCTTCTCGACCACATGGTCGAACGCCTCGGTGGCCTTGCCGGCCAGATCGCGCAGGTCATCTTCGGCCTTCCGGGCATAGCCGCGTAATTGCTCCCTGGTGTCGCGGCCCGATTGCGGAGCCATTAACAGGGCGACCGCCGCACCAACCAGAGCCCCGCTTAAAAACGCCAACCCGACTGCCCCCGGTGAAAATCCGCGATCATCCGCCATTGGACTGCCCTCCTTCTCCATGAGACATCCGTGCTTTCACCACCGACGACGCGGCTTTGAATCCGGCCACCAGGCCGGCCACATTCCTCAGCCACGCACCGTTTCGCCCCCGGACCGTGTCATGCACGTTCTGCACGGTCTCGCCGACTTCTCCGACCGCGTGGAGGAACACCGCCGCATGCTCGATCCCCTCCCGCGTATACTCGGCCAGCTGGTTCAAATTCTGGGTCGTCTCGCGCATCTCTTTCAGCAACGACGGCAGATCCCGATTCATTTGGGCCAGCAAGAGTCCCGATTCCGCCACGGTCTTCTTGAGTTCGATCAGCACTGGGACTAGGACGCCGACAAACACGGCCACGCCCAATGCCACCACGATCGCCGCGACTTCTATGCCCGTCATGCTTCTCCTCCGTTAAACGCGAACGGCAAACAGTGAATTCGAGCGAGCCCTCTTGTCTTTCTAGCCCCCCTCACTATTTACCGCTCACCTTTTCACCTGATATTCGGCCGCTTGGCCCGCCAGCCGGTCGCCTGCTCGTAGGCATAAGCGCCGCGCAAGAGTGTTTCCTCTTCGAACGGCCGACCGATGAGCTGTAGCCCGATCGGCAGCCCCGCCTTGCTGAACCCGCAGGGCACCGAAATGGCCGGGTTCCCCGCCAGGTTTACGGAGATCGTATAGATGTCCGAGAGGTACATCTGCAACGGATCTTCGGATTTTTCACCCAGCTTGAACGCCGGCGTCGGCGTCACCGGCGTGACAATCAGATCCACCTCGCGGAACGCCGCCTCGAAATCCTGCCGGATCAAGGTCCGCACCGCCTGGGCCTTGCCGTAGAAGGCATCATAGTAGCCGGCGCTGAGCGCATAGGTACCCAGCATGATCCGCCGCTTCACCTCCGGCCCGAACCCTTCCTGCCTGGTCTTCATGTACATGTCCAGCAGGTTCCCGGTTTCTTTGGACCGGAGCCCGAACTTGACCCCGTCGTACCGAGCCAGGTTGGAGCTGGCCTCCGCCGTCGCAATCAGGTAGTAGGTGGCGATCGCCGCATCGGTCCTCGGCAGGGCGATCTCCTTGACCTCCCCCCCCAGCTGCTTGATCTCTTCGATGGCCGCCTGCACCGCTTGCTCGACCTCCGGGTCCAGCCCTTCCGCGAAATATTCCCGCGGCACGCCGACCTTCAACTTCTTGAAGTCTTTCTTCTTGAGTGCCTTGGCATAATCCGGCACCGGGAGGTTGGCGCTGGTGGAATCCAAGGGATCGTGCCCCGCGATTACGCCCAGCAACATCGCCGCATCCGCCACGTCTTTGGTGATCGGGCCGATCTGATCCAGCGATGACGCGAAGGCCACCAGGCCGAAACGGGACACCCGCCCGTAGGTGGGCTTCAACCCGACCACCCCGCAACAGGCAGCCGGCTGCCGGATGGAGCCGCCCGTATCCGATCCCAACGCGGCGGCGCAAAGATCCGCCGCCACGGCCGCCGCCGATCCGCCGCTGGACCCGCCCGGCACCCGACTCAGGTTCCATGGGTTCCGGCTCGGACCGAAGGCCGAGTTCTCCGTCGAAGAACCCATGGCAAATTCATCCAGGTTGGTCTTGCCCAGCAGGAGATAGCTTTGGCCGCGCAACCGCGCGATCACGGAGGCATCGTAGGGCGGCACGAAGTTGCCGAGCATCCGCGAGGCACAGGTCGTCAGCACGTTCTGCGTGCAGATATTGTCCTTGACCGCCACCGGCATGCCCATCAGCGGCATCGTACGACGCCAGCCCTTGAGCTTTTCATCCAGGGCTGCCGCCTGGGCCAGAGCGGCCTCCTTTGTCAGCGTGATGTAGGCCCGGACCTTGGGCTCCAGCTGATTGAGACGCAGCGTATAGGCCTGCACGATCTCGCAGGCCGTGACTTCGCCCTTGGTGAACTTCTCCTGCAGTTCGCGCAACGTCAACTTGTAGAGCGACATGAACCCTCGACACCGGATGACTTACGGTTTACCTTACAATCTTGTTGCGCTCGCCCACTCGGATGATCTTGGGCACATGACGCTTAATCTCATCCTCCGCGTAATACTCGTAGCAGAAGATGATGATCTGGTCGCCCACCGCTCCCTTACGGGCCGTCGGGCCGTTCAGGATCACCTCGCCGCTCCCCCGCTTTCCGGCCATCGCATAGGTCGTGAACCGCTCACCGTTGTTCAGGTTGGAAATGACGATGGCCTCGTAGGGCAGGATGCCCGCCGCATCGAGCAGATCCTCGTCCACGGTCAGACTGCCCTCGTAGTCCAGGCAGGCATCGGTCACCGCCGCACGGTGTATTTTGGATCGCAGCATTTGTCGAAACATGATTGTCCTCTATGTCAGGTCTGTGTATGTTGCATGGCCGCGGTCCGTACGAACTCCGCCGCCTATTCCAGAATCCGCGGCACCCGAAAATGTCCGCTTTCACTTTCCGGCGCGTTCGCCAACGCCTTCTCCACCGGCAGGCTCGGCCGCGCCTTGTCCTCCCGAAAGACGTTGGTCTGTTCCAACACCGTCGCGGTCGGCTCCACACCAGAGGTCTCCAACGTCTTCAACTTCTCCACATAGGTCAGGATTGCACTGAGCTGCTTGCTGAACGCGTCCCGTTCCATCTCGGTGATCTCCAGCCGCGCCAGCTTGGCCACGTGCTCGACGTCTTGCTTGGTGATCTGCATCAAAAACCTCAGTCCGAAAGTTTAAAAGTCCGAAAGTCGTCAAGTCATGAAAGCCGCGGACTTGACGACTTTCAGACTTTCCAACTTGAGAGACCCCCAGATTTACTATTCCACCGTCACGCTCTTGGCCAAATTCCGCGGCTGATCCACATCCGTACCCCGCAGCACCGCGATGTGGTAGGCCAGAAGCTGCAACACCACCGTAAACAAAATCGGCGTCAGCAGCGCCGGCACCTCGGGAATCGTAAAGACCGCGTCCGCCACATTGCCCAAATCGCGCTCGCCCTCGCTGACCAACGCAATCACCGGCGCATTGCGGGCCTTGACCTCCATCAGGTTGCTGACCGTCTTTTCGTAGAGACGGTCGCGCGGCGCCAAGACCACCACCGGCATGTCCTGATCGATCAGCGCGATCGGGCCGTGTTTCATTTCCCCGGCTGCATAACCCTCCGCGTGGATGTAGGAGATCTCTTTGAGCTTCAACGCCCCCTCCAGCGCGATCGGATAATTGATCCCGCGTCCCAGGTAGAGGAAGTTCCGTTTCTCATAATACCGTTTCGCGATCGCCTGAATCTCTCCATCGCGTCTCAGAATCTGCTCGACCAGCGACGGCAGGGCCACGAACCGCTCCAGCCATACACGCCCGTCGTTGGCGTTCAGTACCCCGCGCACGCGGGCCAGATGCAAGGCCAGCAAATAGAGCGCCGCGAGCTGCGCCGTGAAGGCCTTGGTCGAGGCCACGCCGATCTCCGGCCCGCAGTGGGTATAGAGCACCCCGTCGGATTCCCGCGCCAGCGTGCTGCCGACCACGTTGACGATGGAAACCACGCGGGCGCCCCGCTGCTTGGCTTCACGGGCCGCCGCCAGCGTATCCGCGGTCTCCCCGGACTGGGAGATCGTGACAAACAAGTCGTCCTTTTCGACCAGCGGGTTCCGGTACCGGAATTCCGATCCGATATCGACTTGCACCGGCGTCCTGACCATCTCCTCGATCAAGTATTTGCCCACAAGACCGGCATGCCAGGAGGTGCCGCAAGCCACAATCCAGACGCGCCCGATCTGCGCAAACTGCTCGTCGGTCAAGCCGATATCCGGCAAATCGGCTTCGCCGGTTTCGAACGTGTACCGGCCCCGCATCGTGTCCCGGATCGCCTGCGGCTGTTCGAAAATCTCCTTGAGCATGAAGTGGGCGTAGCCGCCTTTTTCCGCCGCCGCTGCATCCCAGGACACCCGCGTGACCGGCCGGCGCACCGGCGCACCCGCGGCATCCGTGATCGACACCTGCGACGGGGTCATCAGGGCCACGTCCCCCTCCTCGAGATACGTTACTTCCCGCGTATGGGCCAGCATGGCCATCACATCCGAGGCGACCAGCGTCGCGCCGGCGCACTGGCCGATCACCAACGGACAACCGGACCGAGCCGCGACCAGCGTCTGCGGTTCCCGCTCGCAGATCGCGGCGATGGCATAGCTGCCACGGATGTCTTTCGTCGCCGCGCGCACGGCCTCCACTAAACGCATCCCCCGGTTCACATTCCGGCCGATCAAGTGCGCCACCACTTCCGTGTCGGTTTCCGATTCGAACCGATAGCCGGCCTGCTGCAGTTCCTGTTTGAGCGCAACGTAGTTCTCGATGATGCCATTGTGGACCAGCACACAACCACCAGAGCGATGCGGATGCGCGTTCTGCTCGGAGGGCTTCCCGTGCGTGGCCCAGCGCGTATGCCCAATGCCGGTCCGGCCGGAGATCGCCCGGTCGGCCAGCGCCTTTTCAAGATTGGCCAACTTGCCGACACTGCGCCGCACCTCGATGGTGCCGTCGTGCAGGACGGCAACCCCGGCCGAATCGTAGCCGCGATATTCCAGGCGCCGCAGCCCATCCAGCAGAACAGGCACGGCCTCCTGATCACCGACATATCCGACGATGCCGCACATATCCGTTCAGCCCTTTGCTTTTCTTGTTTTTCGTTTGGCCATACCGCCCTTCGTGAGGCGCGAGGGATGAGGCACGAGGGGTTTTCGGAGCGTCACCTCCCGTTTCACGTCTGACGCCTCTCGGCCCTCTGAGGCCATCAACACCCGCCGGCGCGCCGCCCAACCGGGACGGTTGACTTGCGCGGCCCGCGAGACGGCCAAAGCATCAGGCGGCACATCCTGCGTCACCGTCGAACCGGCGGCGATCACGGCCCCACGGCCGACCTTCACCGGCGCAACAAACTGGCTGTCGCTGCCCACGAAGACGTCGTCTTCGATCACGGTCTCGTGCTTATGGACGCCATCGTAGTTGCAGGTGATCGTCCCGGCACCGATGTTCACGCCTCGCCCGATCCGGGCGTCGCCCAAATAGCTCAGATGGTTGGCCTTGGACTCCTCGCCCAGTTCGGTTTTTTTGATTTCGACGAAGTTCCCGACCTTGGCGCCTTTCCGAAGCACCGTACCGGGGCGGAGATGCGCGAAGGGCCCGATCGTGACGCCCTCCTCCAGGCATGCGTCCTTCACCACGCAGCCATCTTGCACCACGACACGCCGGCCCACCTCGCTGTTCGTCATACGCGTCTGGGCATGGATGATACAGTCCTCGCCGATTTTGGTATGCCCTTCCAACGTCACGTTCGGATAGATCACCGTGTCCTGCCCGATCTCGACATCGTGATCGATCCACGTCGTGGCCGGATCGCGCAGCGTCACCCCCGCCTCCATCCACCGGTCGCAGATCTCCCGCCGGATGATCTGCTCGGCTGTCGCAAGTTGCTGACGCGTATTGATACCCAGCGATTCCTCGGCGCTTGGCGCAGCCATCGCCGCCACCGTCATCCCCCGCTCCACCGCCAAGCCAACGATATCCGTGAGGTAGTACTCCCGCTGCGCATTCCGCGGCGCCAGTTTATCCAGGGCTTCGAACAGAAAGGACCCGTCCACGACATAGGTGCCGACGTTGATCTCCCGGATCGCCGTCTCGATGGCGGTCGCATCGCGATCCTCCACGATGCGCAACACCGGCCCGCCGGCGCCTTGCCGCACCACACGGCCGTAGCCGGCCGGGTTGTCCAAGAGGGCCGTCAGGATCGTCACCGTCGCTCGTTCGGATTCGTGCAACCGGATCAACGCCCGAATGGTCCCCTCCCGCAGCAAGGGGGTATCCCCGTTCAGGATCACATAGGTCGAGGCCGGCGCGCCCCGCGCGCGCAGGAACGCGCCGCGGGCCTGCATCACGGCATGGCCGGTGCCCAACTGCTGCTGCTGCTCGGCGATGAGAATCGAAGGCGTCGAAGCGGCCCCTCGACCGACATGGGCCGTGAGCCCCTTCTCGCGCTTTGCCGAACCACGCGCGCCGGCCGCGCCATGAGCGTCGATCACCGCCTTCACCTGCTCCCCCTGATGGCCGACCACGACGACCGTCCCCGCGCCGGCCAGCCGAGCCGCCAAATCCAGCGCATACAGAATCATCGGACGGCCCGCCACTGCATGCAGGACTTTGACCTGCTTGGACTTCATCCGTTTCCCCAGCCCCGCCGCCATGACAATCGCGGCGAGACCTGCAAGGGGAGATTTGTGCATCTGTTGATCTGTTGCTTGCTTCATTTTCGGACGACAATCACTCCATCACCAGATCGCCCAACCAACAAACTCTCATGCGATCGGAACCTCCACGCCGGGGCGCTCGGCCGACGCCGGCGCCGACTTGGGCTGCACGACCGCCGGCATGGACGGCGTAGGCTGGTAGAGTCCGCCCGATACGATCAGCTTCATCGCTTCTTCCACACTGATGTCCAGCGACACGACCTCTTGCTCGGGCACCAACAAGAAATAGCCCGAGGTAGGGTTCGGCGACGTGGGCACATAGACGTTCAACAATGGCTCCGTGGAAATCTGCTGCACTTCGCCACGCGTGATGCCGGTCACAAACGCGAAACAGTAATGGCCGTTTTTGGGAAACTGGATCAGGACGACGCGGTTGTACTTTTCCTTGTCCTTGAAGGACAGGATGTCCATCATGGCTTTGAGCGTCGCGTAGATGCCGCGGACCACCGGGACTCGGTGCAACCAATCCTCCCACAGCTTGACGACCTGCCCCCCGATGATGTTGGTCGCCAGCAGACCGGTGGTAAAAATCAACGCAATCAGGGTGAGGATGCCGATCCCTGGTACGTAGTACTCGGGAATCACGAACTTCGCCAGCACGCCCCCCAAGATCCCGTCCACGGTCAGGAACAAGGTCTTCAGAATGAGCACCGTCCCCCAGATGGGGGTAATGACCAGCAACCCCGTCAGGAAGTAGCGTTTGAGGGAAGCTTTGAGTGTCTTCACCAGGGTGCTCTCCTTGCGGCCTCATCATACAGTCTTCAAAATGGTGTCGCAAGCCTTTTCTTGCTATTTTCAAGCACTTGGACTAGGATCGCCCGTCTCAAGCAGCGGAGAATCGGGAGGGGGAAATGGGTGCCCAAAGGGGGGGCCGTCGAGGCCTCCTGATCACCGTCGAGGGGGTCGAAGGAAGCGGGAAAACCACCCAGTGCGCGAGGCTGGCCAAACGCCTCCGGGAAGCAGGCCACCGGGTCCTGGAGACCAGGGAACCGGGCGGGACGCCCCTGGCCGAACGGATCCGCTCTCTGTTCCTCGGCACAGTTGTCGGCACAGACCCGGCCGAACCGATCACGCCGGAGTGCGAAGCCCTGTTGGTATTTGCCTGCCGCAGCCAACACGTCAGGCAGGTGATCGAACCGGCCATCAGGGAAGGGACGATCGTCCTCTGCGACCGTTTCGTGGACTCCACCCTCGCCTACCAAGGCTATGGACGCAGGCTGGACGTCAAGACTCTCCGGACCCTCAATCGGTTTGTCACCAACGGACTCGCCCCTGTGCTGACACTGCTGTTCGACCTCCCGGCTCAGGCGGGCTTGGCCCGTCGGCGGCGCAATGAACTGGAATTAAATCGTCTCGATCGGGAAGCCAAACAATTCCACGAACGGGTGCGCCGGGGATTCCTCGCGCTGGCCGCCCTAGAGCCGCGCCGCGTCAAAGTGCTCGACGCCCGAGCGGACCCGGACCAGGTGGAAGCAGCGGCCTGGACGCTGGTCCAGCGATGCCTGGCAAAACATCAGAAAGTCTCCAAGTCATAAAGTCTGGAAAGTCACGCTCATGGTAAAGAACCCCATTCCCCCTGCTTATGGCGACTTGATAACTTTCCGACTTTACGACGCTTTCTAACCATGCCGTTTAACCAGCTCATCGGACACGACCGGCCCAAGGCGATCCTCAAGGCCTCGATCCTCCACGACCGGATCGCCCACGCCTATCTCTTCCATGGAGAAGAAGGCATCGGGAAAAAACTGGCCGCCACCCTCTTTGCCCAAACCGTCAACTGCGAAACGCCCTATGGCGCCCAAGGCCCCGATGCCTGTGGTACCTGCCGCTCCTGCGCTCAGATCGACGCACGCACGCACCCGGACTTTCTCCTGATCGAACCGGACCGCGAACTGGCCAACCCCCAGATCAAGATCGAGCAAGTCCGCCAGTTGGAAGAACAGATCGTCTATCGTCCCCTGGTCAGCCCCTGGAAGGTCTACCTCATCGACGACGCGGACCGGCTGACCCAGGGCGCTGCCAACGCGCTGCTTAAAACGCTGGAGGAGCCGGCCGCACACAGTCTGTTCCTCTTGGTCAGCAACCGACCGTCGGCCTTGCCGACGACCGTCCGCTCGCGCTGCCAGAGCATCCGCTTCGTGCCGCCCGCCAGAACCCAGGTCGAAGCCGCCCTGATCACGCAGCGGAACCTGCCGCCGGACGATGCGCACTTTCTGTCCATGATCGCCCAGGGCCGGATCGGGCTGGCCCTGCGGACCGACCTGGCCGAGGCCCGCAAACAACAAGACGAGTTTTCTTCCCTCACCGACCCAGCCGCCCTGCGCTCCATTGCGACGATTTTGATGGCGGCCGAGTCGCTCCATAAATCGGACCGGGCCCTCGAAGCCCTGGAGTGGATGGCACGCTGGGGCCGCGACCTTCTGCTAGTCCGCCTGGGCGCCGACCCGGACCATCTGCTGAACCGAGACCGCTTGCCGGAATTACAGCGGGCGGCTGCAACCGTCCAGCCCCAGCTGCTAGCCGAGGTACTGGAGGAGATTCAGGCGGTCGAGCGCAACGCCGGTCGCAACCTGAATCTTCAAATGGCCCTGGAACAGATCCTCCTCCACCTGCGTGATGCGGTCGCCTCGCCGGCCCTCGCCGGCCCTCCCCGATAATCTAGCTTTCGAGGCCGCCTCCCTGCTATCTTTAGCCTGCCATGCCGAAGACTTTCTACATCACGACGCCGATCTATTACGTCAACGACGTGCCCCATATCGGACATGCCTATACCACCGTGGCCGCCGACGTGCTCGCCCGCTACCGGCGACTCCGTGGCGATGACGTGTTTTTCCTGACCGGCCTAGACGAACATGGACAAAAAGTCCAGCAGGCTGCAGCCAAGGCCGGGGTCGACCCGCAAACCCATTGCGACCGCCTCGCCCCCCAGTTCAAGAACCTCTGGCAGAAGCTCAACATCTGGAATAACGGTTTCATCAGAACCACAGATGTCAGGCACAAACGGATAGTCCAACAACATCTTCAGGAATTATTCGACAAGCAATTGATTTACAAGGCTGACTACACCGGATGGTATTGCACATTCGACGAGCGTTTTTGGACCGAAAAAGATGTTGTGGATGGCCTCTGTCCTGATTGCAAACGCCCAGTCGAACAGCTCAGTGAGCACAATTATTTCTTCAAGATGGGGCAGTATCAGGACCGCCTGATCGACCACATCAAGGCCCACGAAAACTTTATCCGCCCCGAGTCACGCCGTAACGAAGTACTGGGATTCCTCCAGACTCAAAAGCTCGGCGACCTCTCCATCTCGCGGCCGAAATCCCGGCTCTCCTGGGGTATCGAACTCCCCTTCGACAAAGACTACGTCACCTATGTCTGGTTCGATGCGTTGGTAAATTACATCTCTGCTTTGGAGTACCTGGTCAAAGATGGAAACGGCTCGCGCTTCTGGCCCGCCACGATCCATTTGATCGGCAAGGATATCCTCACCACCCACGCGGTCTACTGGTCCACCATGCTCATGGCGCTGGATCTGCTCCTGCCCCAAACCATCTTCGCCCACGGTTGGTGGACCGTGAACGGCGAGAAGATGTCCAAGAGCCGCGGGAACGTGGTGGATCCCTATGCCATCGTGGACGAGTTCGGCGCGGATGCCTTCCGGTATTTTCTGCTGCGCGAAGTTCCGTTCGGACAAGACGGCGACTTTTCCAGGGAGGCATTGATCGGCCGCATCAATAGTGAGTTGGCGAACGGCATCGGAAATCTTCTCAGCCGAACATTGACCTTGATCGAACGGAATACGGGTGGCCGCATCCCAGCACCCATTTCATCAGCAGAAACCGCGCTCGAATCAGAACTGCGCCAGGCCTGCCTCGATCTGCTCGACAAGCACTTCCCTGAAGCTATGCAACGATTGGAATTCAATCGAGCACTGGAAGCAATCTGGCGCGTCGTGCAACTCGCCAATCAATACGCCGACAAAACCGCTCCCTGGAATTTGGCCAAGCAGCCGGAGAACGCCCAGCGCTTACACACGGTGCTGTACCACATGGCCGAAACATTGCGGATATTGAGCCTATGCCTCTCCCCGTTTATGCCCGACACGGCAAACGGGATGAACCACCGGCTAGGGTTGCGAGACCGATATGATGATTATGCCCACTTATCCATAGACTGGTCGTGGGGATCATCGGGACGCCTCGATCCCGGCCTAGAGATTCGAAAGGGTCACGTCTTGTTCCCTCGCATCGAATTGAAACCACAAGGAGCAGCACCCGTGAGCACTGAACAATCCACGTCTCCGACACCTTCATCGTCTCCGACCACGGCCCCGGCCACATCGCCACAGCCAGCGCCTGCCGCCCCGGCAACTGATCAGATTTCCATCGACGAGTTCATGAAGATTCAACTCAAGACCGCGACGGTCCTGACCGCCGAGCGGGTCCCCAAGTCCGAGAAGCTGCTCAAGCTGCAAGTGGACCTGGGCGGCGAGCAGCGCCAGATCGTGGCCGGCATCGGCAAGAAGTACGAACCGGAGCACCTGATCGGCAAACGGATCGTGATCGTGGCCAACTTGAAGCCGGCCAAGCTGATGGGAATCGAATCGCAAGGGATGGTCCTGGCGGCCGGCGACAAGGATGTCGGCGGGCTCGTGACGGTCATTGAAGACGTGCCGCCCGGCACGAAGGTGAAGTGAGCAAGGGCCGAGGCCGGTGAAACTCGCTGCAACCCTCATCGCCCTGTTCCTTCTGACCTGCTTCCCGCTCCACGCAGCAGAGGCGCCCGCCATCGCACCTCTTCCAGCCGACCAGCCCAACGAGTCGGTCGCCACCGACGTGTTGGTGCGCGTCGTGGCCCACGGAGCGATGGTCCTGGGGGACGACGTGGGCGGCGCCCGGATCACGATCACGGATGTGGCGACGGGCCGGCTCCTCGCCACCGGCCTACAGCGGGGAGAGCCGGGGGATCAGACTCAAATCATGCGCACCCCGCGCATCATGGAAGAGCCGCGCTATTCCTCTCGCCCCTCCGCCTCGTTCAGCACCACGTTGTTTTTGGACCGGCCGACCCTGGTCGACATCGCCGTGCAAGGCCCGCTCGCCTACCCCTGGGCCATGCAACGGGCCAATAAGACCGTGCTGCTGATTCCCGGGCAGGCGATGAAGAACGACGGGATCGTGCTGCACCTCTACGGATTCATCGTCCAGATCGAAGCCCCGGCGCCGGGCACTCCCTTGATCGCCAAGGAGGACGTGACGTTGAAGGCCTCCGTCCGGACTCTCTCCGGTTCATTGGTGCGGCCGTATGGAGACTGGGATTCCCGCAAGGTGAAGATCTACGGC
Proteins encoded in this window:
- the metG gene encoding methionine--tRNA ligase, whose protein sequence is MPKTFYITTPIYYVNDVPHIGHAYTTVAADVLARYRRLRGDDVFFLTGLDEHGQKVQQAAAKAGVDPQTHCDRLAPQFKNLWQKLNIWNNGFIRTTDVRHKRIVQQHLQELFDKQLIYKADYTGWYCTFDERFWTEKDVVDGLCPDCKRPVEQLSEHNYFFKMGQYQDRLIDHIKAHENFIRPESRRNEVLGFLQTQKLGDLSISRPKSRLSWGIELPFDKDYVTYVWFDALVNYISALEYLVKDGNGSRFWPATIHLIGKDILTTHAVYWSTMLMALDLLLPQTIFAHGWWTVNGEKMSKSRGNVVDPYAIVDEFGADAFRYFLLREVPFGQDGDFSREALIGRINSELANGIGNLLSRTLTLIERNTGGRIPAPISSAETALESELRQACLDLLDKHFPEAMQRLEFNRALEAIWRVVQLANQYADKTAPWNLAKQPENAQRLHTVLYHMAETLRILSLCLSPFMPDTANGMNHRLGLRDRYDDYAHLSIDWSWGSSGRLDPGLEIRKGHVLFPRIELKPQGAAPVSTEQSTSPTPSSSPTTAPATSPQPAPAAPATDQISIDEFMKIQLKTATVLTAERVPKSEKLLKLQVDLGGEQRQIVAGIGKKYEPEHLIGKRIVIVANLKPAKLMGIESQGMVLAAGDKDVGGLVTVIEDVPPGTKVK